One region of Girardinichthys multiradiatus isolate DD_20200921_A chromosome 1, DD_fGirMul_XY1, whole genome shotgun sequence genomic DNA includes:
- the qars1 gene encoding glutamine--tRNA ligase, whose product MADILKLFTSIGLSEQKAKETQKNEALSSALTEAVIKAQRINGTSGVDKAMGTLLYSMASRLKDNKRLALLSDCIAQRKICTELQLAAALDFVKSHPNDPISQKEFDEACGVDVVITPEQIEDAVEFVVKKHKEQLLKERYRFNMGLLMGEARSALKWADGKVVKNEVDVQVLHLLGPKTEAELEKKPKAPKAKAAENDVKTKKEEVTVNGATNLVEGRSLMEQLRGEALKFHKAGENYKTEGYVVTPKTMELLKKHTEITGGQIRTRFPPEPNGILHIGHAKAINFNFGYAKANNGICFLRYDDTNPEKEEEKYFTAIKDMVEWLGYTPYDITHASDNFQKLYDLAVDLIRRGHAYVCHQKVEELKGHNVPPSPWRDRPTEESLVLFERMKKGIFAEGEATLRMKMVMEDGKMDPVAYRIKYTPHHRTGDEWCIYPTYDYTHCLCDSIENITHSLCTKEFQARRSSYYWLCNALDVYCPVQWEYGRLNLTYTVVSKRKIIKLVETGVVRDWDDPRLFTLTALRRRGFPPEAINNFCARVGVTVSQTTTEPHLLESCVRDVLNDTAPRAMAVLEPLKVTITNLPKDTKMDVRVPNFPANEDKGTHTIPFTRTIFIEQSDFREVMEKGYKRLTPEQPVGLRHAGYVISVQKVIKDSQGKVVELEVTCCSSETAEKPKAFIHWVSQPLVCEVRLYERLFLHKHPEDPSEVPNGFLSDINPNSLQVISSALVDISVKAANVLDKWQFERVGYFSLDPDSTTDQLVFNRTVTLKEDPGKI is encoded by the exons GCGCAGCGTATCAATGGGACATCAGGAGTGGACAAAGCCATGGGCACTTTGCTGTACAGCATGGCTTCTCGTCTTAAAGACAACAAACGCCTGGCTCTTCTCTCAGACTGCATTGCTCAGAGGAAAATCTGCACtgagctgcagctggcag CTGCTTTAGACTTTGTCAAAAGTCATCCTAATGATCCCATCAGTCAGAAAGAGTTTGATGAAGCATGTGGTGTAGATGTGGTCATAACACCGGAACAGATTGAGGATGCA GTTGAGTTCGTCGTCAAGAAGCACAAGGAGCAGCTGTTAAAGGAGAGGTACCGCTTCAACATGGGGCTGCTAATGG GTGAAGCTCGCTCAGCGTTAAAATGGGCCGATGGGAAGGTGGTCAAAAATGAAGTGGATGTGCAG GTTCTGCACCTGTTGGGACCCAAGACAGAAGCAGAGCTGGAGAAAAAACCTAAG GCACCGAAAGCAAAGGCGGCAGAGAACGACGTGAAGACGAAGAAAGAGGAGGTGACGGTGAATG gTGCTACAAACCTTGTGGAGGGAAGGTCTCTAATGGAACAACTCAGAGGAGAGGCACTGAAGTTTCATAAAGCAG GAGAAAACTATAAAACTGAGGGTTATGTTGTCACCCCGAAAACAATGGAGCTCCTGAAGAAGCACACGGAGATCACTGGTGGACAG ATCCGTACCCGTTTTCCACCTGAACCTAATGGCATCCTTCACATTGGGCACGCCAAAGCCATTAATTTTAACTTTGGTTACGCCAAG GCAAACAATGGAATTTGTTTCCTGAGGTATGATGACACCAATcctgagaaggaggaggagaagtaCTTCACTGCCATCAAGGACATGGTGGAGTGGCTGG GTTACACACCGTACGACATTACACACGCATCGGACAACTTCCAGAAACTCTACGACCTTGCTGTGGATCTGATCCGCAG GGGTCATGCATATGTGTGCCACCAGAAGGTTGAGGAGCTGAAAGGCCACAACGTTCCTCCATCTCCATGGAGGGACCGGCCTACTGAAGAGTCTCTGGTGTTGTTTGAGAGGATGAAGAAGGGCATATTTGCAGAGGGAGAGGCTACGCTCAGGATGAAGATGGTCATGgaggatgggaagatggatccTGTAGCATATCGAATCAAATACACACCTCATCACCGAACAGGAGATGAATG gtGCATCTACCCCACTTATGACTACACCCACTGTCTGTGTGACTCCATTGAAAACATCACACATTCACTGTGTACCAAAGAGTTTCAAGCCAG GCGTTCATCATATTACTGGCTGTGTAACGCTCTGGATGTGTACTGCCCCGTTCAGTGGGAATATGGCCGCTTGAACCTCACCTACACCGTGGTGTCGAAGAGGAAAATCATCAAACTTGTTGAAACAGGCGTTGTCAG AGACTGGGACGACCCTAGACTCTTCACTCTGACTGCTTTGAGGAGAAGAGGTTTCCCCCCTGAGGCCATCAACAACTTCTGTGCACGG GTTGGGGTAACAGTCTCCCAGACAACAACAGAGCCCCATCTGCTGGAGTCATGTGTGAGAGACGTGCTGAATGACACCGCTCCTCGAGCTATGGCTGTGCTGGAGCCCCTCAAAGTCACCATAACAAACCTCCCCAAGGACACAAAG ATGGATGTAAGGGTACCAAACTTTCCTGCCAATGAGGACAAAGGCACTCACACTATTCCATTTACACGCACCATCTTCATTGAACAGAGCGACTTCAGAGAG GTGATGGAGAAAGGCTACAAGCGTCTGACTCCAGAACAGCCTGTAGGTCTGAGACATGCTGGGTATGTCATCTCTGTCCAAAAAGTCATTAAG GACTCTCAGGGTAAAGTGGTGGAGCTGGAAGTGACCTGCTGCAGCTCAGAGACCGCAGAGAAACCAAAGGCCTTTATCCACTGGGTCAGCCAGCCGCTGGTGTGTGAAGTGCGTCTCTATGAAAGACT CTTCCTGCACAAGCATCCAGAGGATCCATCTGAAGTGCCCAATGGCTTCTTGAGTGACATCAACCCT AACTCCCTGCAAGTGATCAGCAGTGCCTTAGTGGATATCTCAGTGAAGGCAGCAAACGTTTTGGATAAATGGCAGTTTGAGAGAGTTGGTTACTTCTCCCTGGACCCAGACAGCACGACCGACCAG cttgtttttaaCAGGACTGTCACACTCAAAGAAGACCCCGGGAAGATCTGA